From one Streptococcus pneumoniae genomic stretch:
- a CDS encoding HAD-IC family P-type ATPase, whose translation MCFNAFSGIVTELRAKHMVDKLNLMTKEKVTVLRDGKIEKIVPEDLVLDDVIELSAGEQIPSDAVILDGFAEANEAMLTGESDLVKKAKDDQVLSGSFLASGHVWAKVIHVGENNYAAKLMMEAKTVKPINSQIMKSLDKIAGFTGKIIIPFGIALFLEALLIKALPVKDSVVNSSTALLGMLPKGIALLTITSLLTAVIKLGMRKVLVQEMYSVETLARVDMLCLDKTGTITQGKMQVEDVVTLSPDFSNEDVASILSSYMAYSDDNNPTAQAIRKRFTEKASYTVGHIIPFSSDRKWGAMEMEGIGTVFLGAPEMLLQEELEAAHAAQMRGSRVLTLAVSTETMDYQNMVLPEEITPVAVLEITDPIRDGVENTLEYLRSQDVHLKIISGDNPVTVSNIAQKAGFSNYQSYVDCSKVTDEELVAMAEQTAIFGRVSPHQKRLIIQTLKQAGHTTAMTGDGVNDILALREADCSIVMAEGDPATRQIANLVLLNSDFNDVPEILFEGRRVVNNIARIAPIFFIKTIYSFLLAVICISSILLGRAEWLLVFPFIPIQITMIDQFVEGFPPFVLTFERNIKPVEHKFLKKAIFKALPSGLMVVFSVLFVKIFGNMVAWSELEEATLLYYLLGSIGFMSVVRACLPLNPWRIGLILWSTLGFFGSAIFLQKLLEIATLTSQTLPVYFALMVIFAILFISINHWQTTKEKRIV comes from the coding sequence ATCTGCTTTAACGCCTTTTCAGGTATTGTCACAGAACTGCGTGCCAAACACATGGTCGATAAGCTCAATCTCATGACCAAGGAAAAGGTCACGGTTCTTCGAGATGGCAAGATTGAAAAGATTGTTCCTGAAGACTTGGTTCTTGATGATGTGATTGAACTATCTGCCGGTGAGCAAATCCCTAGTGATGCGGTGATTTTAGATGGCTTTGCTGAAGCCAATGAAGCCATGCTGACAGGAGAGAGTGACCTAGTCAAAAAAGCAAAAGATGACCAGGTGCTCTCGGGGAGCTTTTTAGCAAGTGGGCACGTTTGGGCTAAAGTGATTCATGTCGGAGAAAACAACTACGCGGCAAAACTCATGATGGAAGCAAAAACCGTCAAGCCGATTAACTCTCAAATCATGAAATCCCTCGATAAGATTGCTGGCTTTACTGGGAAAATCATCATTCCCTTTGGAATTGCCCTCTTTTTAGAAGCTCTTCTTATCAAGGCTCTGCCTGTCAAGGATTCTGTGGTCAATTCTTCAACCGCACTGCTTGGTATGTTGCCAAAAGGAATCGCTCTCTTGACCATAACCTCGCTCCTCACCGCGGTTATCAAGCTCGGCATGCGAAAAGTCTTGGTTCAAGAAATGTACTCTGTCGAAACCCTAGCCCGTGTAGATATGCTCTGCTTGGACAAGACAGGAACGATTACCCAAGGAAAAATGCAGGTTGAAGACGTTGTTACTCTCTCTCCTGATTTTTCAAATGAAGATGTCGCTTCTATCCTTAGTAGCTACATGGCTTATAGCGATGACAATAATCCGACGGCTCAAGCCATCCGAAAAAGATTTACGGAAAAGGCGAGCTATACCGTCGGTCACATCATTCCATTCTCAAGTGATCGTAAATGGGGCGCTATGGAAATGGAAGGAATCGGTACAGTCTTTTTAGGGGCACCAGAAATGCTTCTACAAGAAGAATTAGAAGCCGCTCACGCTGCACAAATGCGTGGTTCTCGTGTCTTGACCTTGGCAGTCAGCACCGAAACAATGGACTACCAAAACATGGTTCTCCCAGAAGAGATTACACCAGTTGCCGTCCTTGAAATCACAGATCCTATCCGCGATGGGGTGGAGAATACCCTTGAGTATCTACGCAGTCAAGATGTTCATTTGAAAATTATCTCAGGTGACAATCCTGTGACCGTTTCAAATATTGCCCAAAAAGCAGGCTTTAGCAACTACCAAAGCTATGTGGATTGCTCCAAAGTCACAGATGAAGAATTAGTTGCTATGGCTGAACAGACAGCAATCTTTGGTCGTGTATCCCCTCACCAAAAACGCTTGATTATTCAAACTTTGAAGCAAGCAGGACACACCACAGCCATGACTGGAGATGGGGTCAATGACATTCTTGCACTTCGTGAAGCGGATTGTTCAATTGTCATGGCAGAGGGCGACCCTGCTACTCGCCAAATTGCCAATCTCGTCTTGCTCAACTCTGACTTCAACGATGTCCCAGAGATTCTCTTTGAAGGTCGTCGTGTCGTAAACAATATCGCACGGATTGCTCCTATTTTCTTCATTAAGACCATCTACTCCTTCCTCCTTGCTGTGATCTGTATTTCCAGTATCCTCCTTGGACGAGCAGAATGGCTCTTAGTATTTCCTTTCATCCCTATTCAAATCACGATGATTGACCAGTTTGTCGAAGGTTTCCCACCATTTGTTCTCACCTTTGAGCGCAATATCAAACCTGTGGAGCATAAATTCTTGAAAAAAGCGATTTTCAAAGCTCTTCCGAGCGGTCTCATGGTTGTCTTTAGCGTCTTATTTGTCAAAATCTTTGGCAATATGGTTGCCTGGAGCGAGCTAGAAGAGGCAACCCTTCTCTACTACCTACTTGGCTCTATCGGCTTTATGTCCGTCGTCAGAGCCTGCCTACCACTCAATCCATGGAGAATCGGATTGATTTTATGGTCAACTCTAGGTTTCTTCGGGTCTGCGATTTTCCTACAAAAGCTCCTCGAAATTGCAACCCTCACCAGTCAAACCCTGCCTGTCTATTTTGCCTTGATGGTCATCTTTGCCATCCTCTTTATCAGTATCAATCACTGGCAGACTACAAAAGAAAAACGAATTGTATAA